The following proteins are encoded in a genomic region of Channa argus isolate prfri chromosome 3, Channa argus male v1.0, whole genome shotgun sequence:
- the fbxo41 gene encoding F-box only protein 41, whose translation MASLDLPYRCPRCGEHKRFRSLSSLRAHLEYNHTYETLYVLSKSNSVCDAAALLPLVAEGALLTPANNNDPFEPLRPSALKERRFPCRELPCADDLSLTPANSNSAARYIPNVEFPLGEIFMKKAMTSSDAGPHGNPSTAVAVAANVAASAVEAAYEEGLARLKARAFERLELDERLEKLSEEVEQKIAARVGRLQAELERKSSELERAKQESERLSQEKQDLEDKASELSRQVDVSVEMLANLKQDLMNKETELNHKQQEVAQIDQFLQETAAREANAKVRLQQFIEELLDRADRAEKQLQIISSCGTTPNGSLGRCSLQASKGNGRQRNSSLSGSTRGMYQVSDRRSSPSTGASGRIKSVSQGSGGYDSDSVEMHPMEDCPEAQYYHMQCRLGEGGYERSPGCGSRNWGLRKQAIQNWQRRPYRNCNEGDEGDMSDVGSRTTESEVEMWEQERRAVAEVQQSAAPYPHHGRAGYRPNAGRSEGIYSKPCRHEKSPSKANEVISPEILKMRAALFCIFTYLDTKTLLRAAEVCRDWKFVARHPAVWTRVLLENARICSKFLCTLSQWCTQTHSLILQNLKPRQRGKKESKEDYLKSTRGCLEEGLEALLKATGSNLLILKISHCPNLLTDRSLWLASCYCRALQAVTYRSATDPVGQEVIWALGAGCRDIISLQVAPLHPCQQPARFSNRCLQTIGRCWPHLRALGVGGAGCGIQGLASLARNCMRLQVLELDHVSEINQEVAAEVCREGLKGLEMLVLTSTPVTPKALLHFNSVCRNLKSIVVQIGIEDYFDDPNSPEARKLFDEMVNKLQALKKRPGFSKILHVKADSLC comes from the exons ATGGCCTCTCTGGACCTGCCATACCGCTGTCCTCGCTGCGGGGAGCACAAGCGCTTCCGAAGCCTGTCGTCCTTACGTGCCCACCTGGAGTACAACCACACTTACGAGACCCTCTACGTCCTCTCCAAATCCAATAGTGTGTGTGacgctgctgctctgctgcccCTAGTGGCTGAGGGAGCTCTCCTCACGCCCGCCAACAACAACGACCCTTTTGAGCCGCTTCGCCCTTCAGCTTTAAAGGAGCGGCGCTTCCCTTGCCGTGAGCTTCCTTGTGCGGACGACCTGAGTTTGACCCCGGCTAATTCCAACTCTGCAGCTCGGTATATTCCCAATGTGGAGTTTCCTCTGGGGGAGATTTTCATGAAGAAAGCTATGACATCCTCGGACGCGGGTCCTCATGGAAACCCCAGCACCGCTGTAGCAGTGGCTGCTAATGTAGCAGCTAGTGCAGTGGAGGCAGCCTATGAGGAAGGCTTGGCCCGGCTAAAAGCACGGGCATTTGAACGGCTGGAGCTGGATGAGAGGCTGGAGAAGCTGTCCGAAGAG GTGGAACAGAAAATAGCGGCCCGTGTAGGCCGTCTGCAGGCGGAGCTGGAGAGAAAAAGCTCTGAGCTGGAGCGGGCCAAACAAGAGAGTGAACGGCTGAGTCAGGAGAAACAAGACTTGGAGGATAAAGCGTCTGAGCTCTCTCGGCAGGTGGACGTCTCTGTGGAAATGCTTGCTAACTTGAAACAGGACCTGATGAACAAGGAGACAGAGCTAAACCACAAACAGCA AGAAGTCGCCCAGATCGACCAGTTCCTTCAGGAGACGGCGGCGCGAGAAGCCAATGCCAAGGTGCGACTGCAGCAGTTTATTGAGGAGCTGTTGGACAGAGCCGATCGTGCCgaaaaacagctgcagatcATCAGCAGCTGTGGCACCACACCCAACGGGAGCCTGGGACGCTGCAGCCTCCAGGCCTCTAAGGGCAATGGACGCCAA AGAAACTCCAGCCTCTCTGGGAGCACGCGGGGAATGTACCAAGTGTCAGACCGGCGATCCTCCCCCAGCACAGG AGCATCAGGGCGGATCAAGTCTGTCTCACAGGGCTCTGGAGGttatgacagtgacagtgtTGAGATGCATCCCATGGAGGATTGTCCCGAGGCTCAGTACTATCACATGCAGTGCCGGTTGGGTGAGGGGGGTTACGAACGCTCACCTGGATGTGGCTCAAGAAACTGGGGTCTCCGTAAACAGGCTATTCAGAACTGGCAGCGACGGCCTTACAGAAACTGCAACGAAGGCGACGAAGGAGACATGTCGGACGTGGGCTCCCGGACCACCGAGTCTGAGGTGGAGATGTGGGAGCAAGAGAGGAGAGCTGTGGCTGAAGTTCAGCAGTCTGCTGCGCCCTATCCTCACCATGGCAGGGCAGGGTACCGCCCTAACGCAG GTCGGTCAGAAGGAATCTACAGCAAGCCATGTCGCCATGAAAAGAGCCCCTCTAAAGCCAACGAGGTGATCAGTCCAGAGATCCTGAAGATGCGTGCAGCTCTCTTCTGTATCTTCACCTACTTGGATACTAAAACCCTTCTGAGAGCTGCTGAGGTGTGCCGTGACTGGAAGTTTGTGGCTCGTCACCCAGCTGTGTGGACCAGAGTCCTCCTGGAGAATGCTCGCATTTGTTCCAAG TTCCTATGCACCTTGTCTCAGTGGTGCACTCAGACACACTCCCTTATCCTGCAAAACCTTAAACCACGACAGCGAGGCAAGAAGGAATCCAAGGAGGATTACCTTAAAAGCACACG TGGCTGTCTGGAGGAGGGTCTGGAGGCATTGTTGAAGGCCACAGGAAGTAACCTGCTGATTTTGAAGATTTCACACTGCCCCAACCTGCTGACTGATCGTTCCCTGTGGCTGGCCAGCTGCTACTGCCGAGCTCTGCAGGCCGTAACCTACAG GAGCGCTACTGACCCAGTTGGGCAGGAAGTGATCTGGGCCCTTGGAGCAGGTTGTAGAGACATTATCTCCCTGCAGGTGGCACCACTACATCCATG cCAACAACCTGCTCGCTTCAGTAACCGATGTCTGCAGACAATTGGACGATGTTGGCCACACCTTCGAGCACTTGGCGTGGGGGGGGCTGGATGTGGCATTCAGGGACTGGCTTCCTTGG CGAGGAACTGCATGCGTCTGCAGGTGCTGGAGCTGGACCACGTGAGTGAAATCAACCAGGAGGTGGCAGCAGAGGTTTGCAGAGAGGGCCTGAAAGGATTGGAGATGCTGGTGCTCACTTCGACACCAGTCACCCCGAAGGCTCTTCTTCACTTCAATA GTGTTTGCCGCAACCTGAAGTCCATCGTGGTTCAGATCGGTATTGAGGACTACTTTGATGATCCCAACAGTCCTGAAGCTAGAAAACTGTTTGATGAAATGGTTAACAAGCTGCAG GCTCTGAAGAAGAGACCTGGGTTCTCCAAAATCCTCCATGTGAAAGCAGACAGTCTCTGCTAA